The following proteins are encoded in a genomic region of Vibrio tasmaniensis:
- the aroC gene encoding chorismate synthase: protein MAGNSIGQHFRVTTFGESHGIALGCIVDGCPPGLEITEADLQRDLDRRRPGTSRYTTARREADEVKILSGVFEGQTTGTSIGLLIENTDQRSKDYSEIKDKFRPGHADYTYHQKYGVRDYRGGGRSSARETAMRVAAGAIAKKYLKQEFGVEIQAYLSQMGDISIDKVDWNEIENNAFFCPDADKVPEFDQLIRDLLKEGNSIGAKIQVVATKVPVGLGEPIFDRLDADIAHALMSINAVKGVEIGDGFDVVNQRGSEHRDPLTPEGFSSNHAGGILGGISTGQDIVASIALKPTSSITVPGDTITKDGEATQLITKGRHDPCVGIRAVPIAEAMLAIVLLDHLLRHRGQNFGVTTETPQI, encoded by the coding sequence ATGGCAGGAAACAGTATCGGACAACATTTCCGCGTGACTACGTTCGGAGAAAGTCACGGTATCGCACTAGGATGTATCGTAGATGGGTGCCCACCAGGATTAGAAATTACCGAAGCAGACCTTCAAAGAGATTTGGATCGTCGTCGCCCAGGTACTTCTCGTTATACAACGGCTCGCCGTGAAGCGGATGAAGTAAAGATTTTATCCGGTGTATTTGAAGGCCAGACTACGGGTACTTCTATTGGTCTATTGATTGAAAATACAGACCAACGCTCTAAAGACTATTCCGAAATTAAAGACAAGTTCCGCCCTGGCCACGCTGATTATACCTACCATCAAAAGTACGGTGTGCGTGATTATCGAGGTGGCGGTCGCTCTTCTGCTCGTGAAACTGCAATGCGTGTTGCGGCAGGTGCGATTGCGAAGAAATACCTTAAGCAAGAATTTGGTGTTGAAATCCAAGCTTATCTTTCTCAAATGGGTGATATCTCAATTGATAAAGTGGATTGGAACGAGATCGAAAACAACGCTTTCTTCTGTCCTGATGCCGACAAAGTACCTGAATTTGACCAACTGATTCGTGACTTGCTAAAAGAAGGCAACTCGATCGGTGCGAAGATTCAAGTAGTTGCGACTAAAGTGCCTGTAGGCCTTGGTGAGCCAATCTTTGATCGTCTAGATGCAGACATCGCGCACGCTCTAATGAGCATCAATGCGGTGAAAGGTGTTGAGATTGGTGATGGCTTCGATGTGGTTAATCAACGCGGCAGTGAACACCGTGATCCATTAACTCCAGAAGGCTTCAGCAGCAACCATGCTGGCGGTATCTTAGGTGGTATTTCTACTGGCCAAGATATTGTGGCAAGTATTGCACTTAAGCCAACATCAAGTATTACCGTTCCTGGTGACACTATCACCAAAGACGGTGAAGCAACGCAGCTAATCACTAAAGGTCGTCACGATCCATGTGTTGGTATCCGAGCTGTGCCTATCGCAGAAGCGATGTTAGCTATTGTAT